From Acidipropionibacterium acidipropionici, one genomic window encodes:
- a CDS encoding MgtC/SapB family protein: protein MVGQGYLQVGELLLAFALTALVGLERTIRGKGAGMRTQAIVGVASALFLIISKYGFFDVLGPNVTLDPSRMAAQIVSGVGFLGAGLIITQHSRVRGLTTAASVWESAAIGSAAGAGLWLLALVVTGLHFVITFGFNWVQQYLPDQGRYLSYVDVSYRDGQGLLRDVLSAITRAGWAVQRSQPRPPEAGQARLVLELEGPSDTGELVANLSAMDGVSSVEVITDQERD from the coding sequence ATGGTCGGACAGGGATATCTGCAGGTCGGCGAGCTGCTGCTGGCCTTCGCGCTCACCGCGCTGGTGGGGCTGGAACGCACGATCAGAGGAAAGGGCGCGGGGATGCGCACCCAGGCGATCGTCGGCGTCGCCTCGGCGCTCTTCCTGATCATCAGCAAGTACGGGTTCTTCGACGTCCTGGGCCCCAACGTCACCCTCGACCCGTCCCGGATGGCGGCCCAGATCGTCTCCGGCGTCGGGTTCCTGGGCGCCGGGCTCATCATCACCCAGCACAGCCGGGTCCGGGGGCTCACCACCGCGGCCTCGGTATGGGAGTCGGCGGCCATCGGCAGCGCCGCCGGCGCCGGCCTGTGGCTGCTGGCCCTCGTCGTCACGGGCCTGCACTTCGTCATCACCTTCGGGTTCAACTGGGTGCAGCAGTACCTGCCCGACCAGGGCCGCTACCTCTCCTACGTCGACGTCTCCTACCGGGACGGCCAGGGGCTGCTGCGCGACGTGCTGTCGGCCATCACCCGGGCGGGCTGGGCGGTGCAACGTTCCCAGCCCAGACCCCCGGAGGCCGGGCAGGCCCGGCTGGTGCTGGAGCTGGAGGGCCCCTCGGACACCGGTGAGCTCGTCGCCAACCTCTCCGCCATGGACGGGGTCTCCTCGGTGGAGGTGATCACCGACCAGGAGCGCGACTGA
- a CDS encoding M20/M25/M40 family metallo-hydrolase, with protein sequence MGQDMLERLEELVRIESPSRDVGASRRVTALLDRWFTAIGLNPRRIESASGVHLVLDDPGDAIGDPILLIGHSDTVWPAGTLAGELPWRRDGGVLRGPGVLDMKSGLVIIREVLERLRGRPHRPVRVVITCDEESGSPTGTEVCTEAARGVAAAIGLESPHPDGALKVGRRGSTRLRLAVRGRAAHAALDPEAGVSAIDELVDQLLWVREVVAQASRTTPVLCNAGTITGGTRANVVPDLAEAEIGLRFIDQDSENDVLARLSSPTPRNPRAVVTTTIITRRPAWAAKDADRELMARIAAAGAALGQHIEGRPAAGAGDANLLGGPLGVPTVDGFGPMGGGAHAVSEHVLIPSIAERADLLEQILAR encoded by the coding sequence ATGGGACAGGACATGCTGGAGCGCCTGGAAGAGCTGGTGCGGATCGAGAGCCCTTCGCGCGACGTCGGCGCCAGCAGGCGGGTGACGGCCCTGCTGGACCGCTGGTTCACCGCGATCGGCCTGAATCCCCGGCGCATCGAGAGCGCATCGGGGGTGCACCTGGTCCTCGACGATCCCGGTGACGCCATCGGCGATCCGATCCTGCTCATCGGCCATTCCGACACCGTGTGGCCCGCCGGGACTTTGGCCGGGGAGCTGCCCTGGCGCCGCGACGGCGGCGTGCTGCGCGGGCCCGGCGTGCTGGACATGAAGTCCGGGCTGGTGATCATCCGCGAGGTGCTGGAGCGCCTGCGGGGTCGGCCGCACCGACCGGTGCGGGTCGTCATCACCTGCGACGAGGAGTCCGGGTCGCCGACCGGTACCGAGGTCTGCACCGAGGCCGCCCGGGGGGTGGCGGCGGCGATCGGGCTCGAGTCCCCCCATCCCGACGGCGCCCTGAAGGTGGGACGACGCGGCAGCACCCGGCTGCGACTGGCGGTGCGGGGCAGGGCGGCCCATGCCGCGCTGGACCCCGAGGCCGGCGTCTCAGCCATCGACGAGCTCGTCGACCAGCTCCTGTGGGTGCGCGAGGTGGTGGCCCAGGCGTCGCGGACCACCCCCGTGCTGTGCAATGCCGGGACCATCACGGGCGGCACGCGGGCCAACGTCGTCCCCGACCTCGCCGAGGCCGAGATCGGGCTGAGATTCATCGACCAGGACAGTGAGAACGACGTCCTGGCGCGGCTGTCATCCCCGACGCCGCGCAACCCGCGCGCGGTCGTCACCACGACCATCATCACCCGCCGGCCCGCCTGGGCCGCCAAGGACGCCGACCGCGAGCTCATGGCGAGGATCGCGGCCGCCGGCGCCGCCCTGGGCCAGCACATCGAGGGCCGCCCGGCCGCCGGGGCCGGGGACGCCAACCTCCTCGGAGGCCCGCTCGGGGTGCCGACCGTCGACGGCTTCGGGCCGATGGGAGGAGGGGCGCACGCGGTGAGCGAGCATGTCCTGATCCCCTCGATCGCCGAGCGGGCCGACCTGCTGGAGCAGATCCTGGCCCGGTGA
- a CDS encoding GNAT family N-acetyltransferase: MDDVREETAAHDPGLVLFSGDVSTATEFAEATRLYRHAFHYDLPHLSLNANLLSALGRNGGSAIGIRRDAPDGPMVGFAYGFSALDPDTHESFHYSQAAVVHPDLQGKGIGRLLKLRQAEVARSWGAGLMRWGYNPLFARNGHFNLDSLGGTGRKFVIDYYGRPHSDRLLVEWDLDAAGDPHAAEHERPIPGSIRDAAPAVAVPDSQGVWIPIPSGLVADNVDEAGAQDVRDTLRQTLREVTSHGLALVSCRRLGPDISVYRAVPDQEAA; encoded by the coding sequence ATGGATGATGTGCGAGAAGAGACCGCGGCCCACGACCCCGGTCTCGTGCTGTTCAGCGGAGACGTGTCGACGGCCACCGAGTTCGCCGAGGCGACCCGCCTGTACCGGCACGCCTTCCACTACGACCTCCCCCATCTGTCGCTCAATGCGAACCTGCTGAGCGCCCTCGGCCGCAACGGCGGCTCGGCGATCGGGATCCGCCGCGACGCCCCCGACGGGCCGATGGTGGGATTCGCCTACGGGTTCTCCGCCCTGGACCCCGACACCCACGAGTCCTTCCACTACTCCCAGGCCGCCGTCGTGCACCCCGACCTCCAGGGCAAGGGCATCGGACGCCTGCTGAAGCTGCGCCAGGCCGAGGTCGCCCGCAGCTGGGGCGCCGGGCTGATGCGCTGGGGCTACAACCCGCTGTTCGCCCGCAACGGCCACTTCAACCTCGACTCGCTGGGCGGCACCGGCCGCAAGTTCGTCATCGACTACTACGGACGCCCCCACAGCGACCGGCTCCTCGTCGAGTGGGACCTCGACGCCGCCGGGGACCCCCACGCCGCCGAGCACGAGCGCCCGATCCCCGGATCCATCCGCGACGCCGCCCCCGCCGTCGCGGTGCCCGACTCGCAGGGGGTGTGGATCCCGATCCCCTCGGGCCTGGTCGCCGACAATGTGGACGAGGCCGGGGCCCAGGACGTCCGCGACACCCTGCGCCAGACGCTGCGCGAGGTGACGTCGCACGGCCTCGCACTGGTGTCGTGCCGTAGATTGGGCCCTGATATCTCCGTCTACCGGGCCGTGCCCGACCAGGAAGCCGCATGA
- a CDS encoding MurR/RpiR family transcriptional regulator, with amino-acid sequence MSTRHPAGRDLASPRDRISRLHRNVTAEALQTRLMEAERACLDRTFAALTASRELPHAASLILASRRKFIAGAGKSAAYASLLHTDLAPTVPNVQLIDGVGLTASTVLSDVRSSDVLVAFSLRRYRTETVRLGRLFARAGGSLVVISDTTGAPLAGCATSLVLVDTDSASYADSPTAMAAVCHLLSTLTTASAKGARRRLDARDEVAESLKMYWDQCSDDPGPTIVSKKTDGQKTGDAQMTDSETGVAAI; translated from the coding sequence ATGAGCACACGCCATCCTGCCGGCCGTGACCTTGCCAGCCCCCGCGACCGGATCTCGCGGCTGCACCGCAATGTCACCGCCGAGGCCCTCCAGACCCGGCTCATGGAGGCCGAGCGGGCCTGCCTGGACCGCACCTTCGCCGCCCTGACGGCCTCGCGGGAGCTGCCCCACGCCGCGAGCCTCATCCTGGCCTCGCGCCGCAAGTTCATCGCCGGGGCCGGGAAGTCGGCGGCCTACGCGTCGCTGCTGCACACCGATCTGGCCCCGACGGTGCCCAACGTCCAGCTCATCGACGGCGTCGGGCTGACAGCCTCCACCGTGCTCTCGGATGTGCGCAGCTCCGATGTGCTCGTCGCCTTCAGCCTGCGCCGCTACCGCACCGAGACGGTGCGCCTGGGGCGGCTCTTCGCACGGGCCGGCGGCTCGCTGGTGGTGATCAGCGACACCACCGGCGCCCCGCTGGCCGGCTGCGCGACCTCCCTGGTGCTGGTCGACACCGACTCGGCCTCCTACGCCGACTCCCCCACCGCGATGGCCGCCGTCTGCCACCTGCTCAGCACCCTCACCACCGCCAGCGCCAAGGGGGCCAGACGCCGTCTGGACGCCCGTGACGAGGTCGCCGAGAGCCTGAAGATGTACTGGGACCAGTGCAGCGACGACCCCGGGCCCACGATCGTCAGCAAGAAGACCGACGGCCAGAAGACAGGCGACGCCCAGATGACCGATAGCGAGACAGGGGTGGCGGCGATATGA
- the menC gene encoding o-succinylbenzoate synthase yields the protein MRITRARLFEVRLPLVHRFTTSSHAKSSLDHILVELTDESGATGWGEIASPAGPFYCSETTGTAWLTAIGFLLPAVLDAGWDHPEQVDRLWARVRGHEFAKAGVVGAAWDLWTRSQGVPLASALGGTRERVRAGVSLGIEATIDELLAQVERQVEAGYHRVKLKISHGWDVEPVAAVRSAYPDLDLHVDANGVYESDDETIAHLGELDRFGLTMIEQPFAPRNLLGSAGLQARISTDVCLDESVVDLHDLELMIALKAGRVLNIKVSRMGGLTVARDAHDRAIGEGIPVWCGGMHEFGIGRAANVAISSLPGFTLPSDVSGSDKYYSRDVIAPPVIAHDGWVDVPEAPGLGHDVDLEWIDANTLRRFDSAEPSTT from the coding sequence ATGAGGATCACACGGGCACGGCTGTTCGAGGTGCGGCTGCCGCTGGTGCACCGGTTCACCACCAGTTCGCACGCGAAGTCCTCCTTGGACCACATCCTCGTCGAGCTCACCGACGAGTCCGGGGCCACCGGGTGGGGAGAGATCGCCTCACCGGCCGGGCCGTTCTACTGCTCCGAGACCACCGGGACGGCCTGGCTCACCGCGATCGGATTCCTGCTGCCCGCGGTGCTGGACGCCGGGTGGGATCACCCCGAGCAGGTCGACCGGCTGTGGGCGCGGGTGCGGGGCCACGAATTCGCCAAGGCCGGAGTGGTCGGGGCGGCCTGGGACCTCTGGACGCGGTCACAAGGGGTTCCGCTGGCGTCGGCGCTGGGCGGGACCCGCGAGAGGGTCCGAGCCGGGGTCTCGCTGGGCATCGAGGCGACCATCGACGAGCTGCTCGCCCAGGTGGAGCGGCAGGTCGAGGCCGGGTACCACCGCGTCAAGCTCAAGATCTCCCACGGATGGGACGTCGAACCCGTGGCGGCGGTGCGCTCGGCCTACCCGGATCTGGACCTCCACGTCGACGCCAACGGCGTCTACGAGTCCGATGACGAGACCATCGCCCACCTGGGCGAGCTAGACCGCTTCGGCCTCACCATGATCGAGCAGCCCTTCGCGCCCCGGAACCTGCTGGGGTCCGCTGGGCTACAGGCCCGGATCTCCACCGACGTGTGCCTGGACGAGTCGGTGGTCGACCTCCACGATCTGGAACTCATGATCGCGCTGAAGGCCGGGCGGGTGCTCAACATCAAGGTGTCGAGGATGGGCGGGCTCACCGTCGCCCGCGACGCCCACGACCGGGCCATCGGGGAGGGGATCCCGGTGTGGTGCGGCGGGATGCACGAGTTCGGGATCGGACGGGCCGCCAATGTGGCGATCTCCTCACTGCCCGGATTCACCCTGCCCTCCGACGTCTCGGGATCCGACAAGTACTACTCCCGCGACGTCATCGCCCCGCCCGTCATCGCCCACGACGGCTGGGTGGATGTGCCCGAGGCGCCGGGCCTCGGGCACGACGTCGACCTGGAGTGGATCGACGCCAACACGCTGCGCCGCTTCGACTCCGCTGAACCCTCGACCACCTGA
- a CDS encoding aminodeoxychorismate lyase codes for MTASMTSTTVTGDVPALVFVDDLAEGFGAPARPFQGTSPFHRADPASTPIDVLDLGITRGDGVFETAGVNHGHPQAIDAHLARMARSAALLDLPAPRIEVWRRAVQEAIEAWGSDGHGAAKLIYTRGIEGTGVPTGWVYVWAEEPEGPIERRDGITVVLLDRGYRSDVAKTSPWLLQGAKTLSYALNQATLREAQRRGADDAVYTSTDGFLLEGPHASLILRFGDEFITPGTDQGILKGTTQGDAFGWLEGQGYGVGARQVRVEEFAAADAAWLVSSVRCAVPITRVDDREMAIDRQVTDGLNAFLLERDC; via the coding sequence ATGACCGCATCCATGACGTCCACCACCGTGACCGGCGACGTGCCCGCCCTGGTATTCGTCGACGACCTCGCCGAGGGCTTCGGCGCCCCCGCCCGGCCCTTCCAAGGCACCAGCCCATTTCACAGAGCCGACCCGGCGTCCACCCCGATCGATGTCCTGGATCTGGGCATCACCCGTGGTGACGGCGTCTTCGAGACCGCCGGGGTGAACCACGGCCATCCGCAGGCCATCGACGCCCACCTGGCCCGGATGGCCCGCTCAGCCGCCCTGCTCGACCTGCCCGCACCGAGGATCGAGGTGTGGCGCCGTGCCGTCCAGGAGGCGATCGAGGCCTGGGGATCGGACGGTCACGGGGCCGCGAAGCTCATCTACACCCGCGGCATCGAGGGCACCGGGGTGCCCACCGGATGGGTGTACGTGTGGGCCGAGGAGCCCGAGGGGCCGATCGAGCGACGCGACGGCATCACAGTGGTGCTGCTGGACCGCGGCTACCGCAGCGACGTCGCGAAGACCTCGCCCTGGCTGTTGCAGGGGGCCAAGACGCTGTCCTATGCGCTGAACCAGGCGACCCTGCGCGAGGCCCAGAGGCGCGGCGCAGACGATGCCGTGTACACCAGCACCGACGGGTTCCTGCTGGAGGGGCCGCACGCCTCGCTGATCCTGCGATTCGGCGACGAGTTCATCACGCCTGGCACCGACCAGGGGATCCTCAAGGGCACCACCCAGGGAGACGCCTTCGGCTGGCTGGAGGGCCAGGGGTACGGCGTGGGGGCGCGGCAAGTGCGGGTCGAGGAGTTCGCCGCCGCCGACGCCGCCTGGCTGGTCTCCAGCGTGCGGTGCGCCGTGCCAATCACCCGGGTCGACGACCGTGAGATGGCGATCGATCGCCAGGTCACCGACGGGCTCAACGCCTTCCTTCTGGAGCGCGACTGCTGA
- a CDS encoding aldo/keto reductase, producing MGILTDTFTLSNSTEIPKVGFGTWQVPDGKATYDAVRTALDVGYRHIDTAHGYGNEASVGRAVRDSGIAREDLFITSKLPADAKTHDLAATRRDESLTNLDLGWIDLYLVHAPWPWDRIATRHDQGNLDAWRALEEGYGDGTLKAIGISNFDVHDMENLLAHGDVAPVVNQIQYYVGFTEPVITSFAHDHGMLVEAYSPLATGDMLGNADVAAVAEAHGVSAAQVALRFCLQNGILPLPKAVGPEHIRDNAELDFELTADEMTTLNALADTAPSHYHNPTQG from the coding sequence ATGGGCATCCTCACCGACACCTTCACCCTTTCCAACAGCACTGAGATCCCGAAGGTCGGGTTCGGCACCTGGCAGGTGCCCGACGGCAAGGCCACCTATGACGCGGTGCGCACCGCCCTGGATGTGGGCTACCGGCATATCGACACCGCCCACGGATACGGCAACGAGGCGAGTGTGGGCCGTGCGGTCCGCGATTCCGGGATCGCCCGCGAAGATCTGTTCATCACCTCGAAACTGCCCGCCGACGCCAAGACCCACGACCTCGCCGCGACCCGCCGCGACGAGTCCCTGACCAACCTCGACCTGGGCTGGATCGACCTCTACCTCGTCCACGCCCCGTGGCCCTGGGATCGGATCGCCACCCGCCATGATCAGGGCAATCTCGATGCCTGGCGCGCCCTGGAGGAGGGCTACGGAGACGGAACCCTCAAGGCGATCGGCATCTCGAACTTCGACGTCCACGACATGGAGAATCTGCTGGCCCATGGCGACGTGGCACCGGTGGTCAATCAAATCCAGTACTACGTCGGCTTCACCGAGCCGGTGATCACCTCCTTCGCCCACGACCACGGGATGCTGGTGGAGGCGTACTCGCCGCTGGCGACCGGAGACATGCTGGGGAATGCCGATGTGGCCGCCGTCGCCGAGGCGCACGGGGTGAGCGCCGCCCAGGTGGCCCTGCGGTTCTGCCTGCAGAACGGCATCCTGCCGCTGCCGAAGGCCGTCGGCCCCGAGCACATCCGGGACAACGCCGAGCTGGACTTCGAACTCACCGCTGATGAGATGACAACCCTCAACGCCCTGGCCGACACCGCCCCGAGCCACTACCACAACCCCACTCAGGGCTGA